The nucleotide sequence CTCGCTGAACTCGCCGGGCCGCATGCGGTTCGACTTCACCACGCCGGGCTCGGTGTCGGCGGACGTGCTGACCGAGGTCGAGCAGGAGGTCAACGACTACCTGCAGACCAACGTCGAGGTGCAGAGCTTCACCACGACCAAGGACAAGGCCCTCGAGCTGGGCGCGGTCGCGCTGTTCGGCGAGAAGTACGGCAACGACGTCCGCGTGGTCGACATGGGCGACTACTCCCGCGAGCTCTGCGGTGGCACCCACGTCGACCGGATCGGCCAGCTCGGCCTGGTCAAGCTCGTCTCCGACGCCTCCATCGGCTCGGGCGTGCACCGCGTCGAGGCGCTCGTCGGCACGGATGCGCTCAAGTACGTCCGCAAGGAGCAGCTGCTGGTCTCGCAGCTGGCGAACACCTTCAAGGTGCCGTCGGACCAGCTGCCCGGCCGCATCGACGACGTCCTGACCCGGCTGAAGAACGCCGAGAAGGAAATCGCCCAGCTGAAGACCCAGCAGGTGCTGGGCTCGGCGGGCGCGCTGGTCGACAAGGCGCAGGAGATCGGCGGCGTCACGGTCGTGGCCGAGGTCGTCCCGGACGTCGACGGCAACGGCCTGCGCGCCCTCGCCTCCGACATCCGCGGCCGGCTCGGCACGCGGCCCGGCGTGGTGGCGCTGTTCTCCCCGGCCGGCGAGAAGCTGAGCTTCGTCGTCGCGACGACCAAGGCGGCCCAGGAGAAGGGCATCGCGGCGGGCAAGCTCGTGCCTTCCTTCGCCGAGAAGATCGGCGGCCGGGGCGGCGGCAAGCCCGACATGGCCCAGGGCGGCGGCACCAACCCGGCCGGTGCGGCCGAGGCGGTCACCGCCCTCCGTTCGGCGATCGCCGGCGTTGGTTAACCGCGGAAACCGTGGCCCGGATCGGCCAGGCAACGACGATCCGGGGCGCGGCCGCCGGCTCGGTGTGGATGTCGGATCCGTCCGGGTCGGGGTGGCGCTGAGCGATCCGGCCCCCGTGCTCGCCTCGCCATTGGTTACCCTCTCCCGCGATGCGACCGACGACACTGATCTGGACCAGCTGGCCGCCCTCGTCACCGAACACGAGGTGGTCGAGGTGATCGTGGGCTTGCCGAGAACGCTCGCCAACCGCCAGGGTCCGGCGGCCGAGCTGGCCATCGCGTATTCTGAACGCCTGGCCGGGCGGATAGCGCCCGTGCCGGTCCGGCTGGGCGACGAGCGGCTGACCACGGTCACCGCATCCCGCATCCTCTCCCAGCGCGGGGTCAAAGGCCGCAAGCAGCGTGCGGTGGTCGACCAGGCCGCCGCCGTCGAGATCCTGCAGGCCTGGATCGACGCCGCCGCTGCGCACCGCGCCCGGGAGGGAGACCGATGAACGAGCAGCCACCCGAGCCCCCACGCGGGCGCCGGCGACTGCGCGAGCCGGAAGCGGCGACCCCGCCGCCGTCCCGGCCCGCACCACGCCGCGGCGACCCGCGGGCCGCCGAAGCGCGCCGCACGCCGAGCGGGGAGCACGAGCTGCCACGCCGCGGGCAGGCGTCCAGCGGCGAATACGACCTGCCCCAGCCCTCCCGCCGGGCCCGGCGGGAAGAGCCGCCGGGCTACGACCCGCGCCGCGGCGCGCCGCAGCCCGGCCGCCGGCGGCTCGAGCCGCCGGCCACGCTGTCCCCGGCCGACGCCGACCTGGGCCCGCAGGAGCGGCGGGCCGCCCCGGCCCGCGCCGCCCACGCCCGGCACGGCCTCGACGAGGGCTCCGAGATCGAGCCGCCGGCCTCCCGGCGGCGTCGCGCGGCTCCTGAGCCCGACGAGGGCACG is from Amycolatopsis mediterranei and encodes:
- the ruvX gene encoding Holliday junction resolvase RuvX; translated protein: MDVGSVRVGVALSDPAPVLASPLVTLSRDATDDTDLDQLAALVTEHEVVEVIVGLPRTLANRQGPAAELAIAYSERLAGRIAPVPVRLGDERLTTVTASRILSQRGVKGRKQRAVVDQAAAVEILQAWIDAAAAHRAREGDR